In bacterium, one DNA window encodes the following:
- a CDS encoding polysaccharide deacetylase family protein translates to MAQEITVSYDCRPAFAGPARYTLTMLGLIAGYRPRFVRGSAQLHYGSVPREGAAWLPAAMPAQEQLLHSQPVQLAPVDDRHGALPFLSLFPVQTASNDASPALTSDLVAAAFYFLSLHEQWSSDARDQFDRFPASASLLGGRGELLRPVLAEYAAVLSAVLSAAGTSMDATARFCGRDAAVVMTHDIDYLSKFTPGLLFREVVKNFLFNRRHVRAGERIRRLKEYVAFAREEKDPYVQSIYNMLEHEQHHGVRGSWLFKAGGRDKRDVSYRIDGARATRVLSRLREAGHDIGLHPSFHAHADAGMLHEEARRLSSASGTHAQSIRQHYLRFLYPRTWRQQVEEGFEVDSTLGFAEHEGFRNGSCHPFLPWDLERGEVLPIWEVPLTMMDGTLAHYRGKSAGESVTHIEHVLDTVHAASGVAVLLFHNTAYDAHDFPGWDRVFERSVETMGDGRFFTGALPDVVACWLESAGYGALEELLQVINTEPG, encoded by the coding sequence ATGGCACAGGAAATCACCGTTTCGTATGACTGCCGGCCCGCGTTCGCGGGTCCTGCCCGCTATACGCTGACAATGCTCGGACTGATCGCCGGCTATCGTCCACGCTTCGTGCGCGGCAGTGCGCAGCTGCACTACGGTTCCGTACCCCGCGAAGGCGCCGCATGGCTGCCCGCAGCCATGCCTGCACAGGAACAGCTGCTTCATTCCCAGCCGGTACAGCTGGCTCCTGTGGATGACCGTCACGGCGCGCTCCCTTTCCTTTCCCTTTTCCCTGTCCAAACAGCGTCGAATGATGCATCACCGGCGCTGACCTCCGACCTCGTCGCGGCCGCGTTCTATTTCCTTTCCCTCCATGAGCAGTGGAGCAGCGACGCCCGTGATCAGTTTGACCGCTTTCCGGCCTCCGCGAGTTTGCTCGGGGGCAGAGGGGAGTTGCTGCGTCCCGTCCTTGCCGAATATGCTGCAGTGCTTTCGGCCGTGCTTTCTGCCGCCGGAACGTCAATGGATGCCACGGCGCGTTTCTGCGGCCGCGATGCCGCCGTGGTGATGACGCACGACATCGATTACCTGAGCAAGTTCACACCGGGACTGCTTTTCCGCGAAGTCGTTAAAAACTTCCTTTTCAACCGCCGACATGTGCGGGCAGGGGAGCGCATTCGGAGACTGAAAGAGTATGTAGCCTTCGCACGTGAGGAAAAGGATCCCTACGTGCAGTCCATTTACAACATGCTCGAGCACGAACAGCATCACGGCGTGCGGGGGAGTTGGCTGTTCAAGGCAGGGGGACGTGACAAACGTGATGTCAGTTACCGTATCGACGGCGCGCGTGCCACGCGTGTACTCTCCCGGCTCCGGGAAGCGGGACATGACATCGGACTGCATCCCAGTTTTCACGCACATGCCGATGCCGGGATGCTGCATGAGGAAGCCCGTCGCCTTTCCTCTGCGAGTGGGACCCACGCTCAAAGCATCCGCCAACACTACCTGCGTTTTCTCTACCCCCGGACCTGGCGGCAACAGGTGGAGGAGGGGTTTGAAGTGGATTCCACCCTCGGTTTTGCGGAACACGAAGGCTTCCGCAATGGCAGCTGCCATCCCTTCCTGCCATGGGATCTGGAACGGGGGGAAGTGCTGCCAATCTGGGAAGTGCCGCTGACCATGATGGACGGGACGCTGGCGCATTACCGGGGGAAATCCGCCGGGGAATCCGTCACCCATATCGAACATGTACTCGACACCGTACATGCCGCGAGTGGCGTCGCCGTCCTGTTATTCCACAATACCGCCTACGATGCACATGATTTCCCGGGTTGGGACCGTGTTTTTGAGCGCAGTGTGGAGACGATGGGCGACGGACGCTTTTTCACGGGCGCTCTTCCGGATGTCGTGGCCTGCTGGCTGGAATCAGCCGGTTACGGAGCCCTTGAGGAGCTTCTCCAGGTCATAAATACGGAACCCGGGTAA
- the atpD gene encoding F0F1 ATP synthase subunit beta — translation MNKGTIVQVIGPVVDVDFSGNELPAIYNAVTIERKDAEGNDDTLIVEVQQHLGEDRVRCVSMDSTDGLVRGMEAVDTGAQISVPVGPKTLGRLINVTGDAIDDKGKIETDTYFPIHRHAPSFEELSTQKEMFETGIKVIDLLEPYTKGGKTGLFGGAGVGKTVIIQELINNIAMHHGGYSVFGGVGERTREGNDLYLEMTESGVIDKTTLVFGQMNEPPGARQRVALTALTMAEYFRDVEGKDVLLFIDNIFRFTQAGSEVSALLGRMPSAVGYQPTLATEMGELQERITSTKKGSITSVQAVYVPADDLTDPAPATTFAHLDATTVLSRQISELGIYPAVDPLDSTSRILDPNVIGERHYNVAQEVKRILQTYKDLQDLINILGIDELSDEDKVTVHRARRIQRFLSQPFFVAEQFTGFKGKYVKIEDTIESFEMILKGECDELPENAFMYVGTIEEAFARAKEMQEA, via the coding sequence ATGAACAAGGGCACAATTGTACAGGTCATCGGACCGGTGGTGGATGTCGATTTTTCCGGCAATGAACTCCCGGCCATCTATAATGCCGTGACCATCGAACGCAAAGATGCAGAAGGGAATGACGACACCCTCATCGTCGAGGTGCAGCAGCATCTCGGTGAGGACCGGGTGCGCTGCGTTTCCATGGATTCCACCGACGGCCTCGTACGAGGCATGGAAGCCGTAGATACCGGTGCGCAGATTTCCGTGCCTGTCGGACCCAAGACGCTCGGGCGCCTGATCAATGTCACCGGTGACGCTATCGATGACAAGGGCAAGATCGAAACGGATACGTATTTCCCCATTCACCGTCACGCCCCGAGTTTTGAAGAGCTTTCCACGCAGAAGGAAATGTTTGAAACCGGCATCAAGGTCATCGATCTTCTCGAACCCTACACCAAGGGTGGGAAGACCGGTCTCTTCGGCGGCGCCGGTGTCGGGAAGACGGTCATTATCCAGGAGCTGATCAACAACATCGCAATGCATCACGGTGGATATTCCGTATTCGGTGGTGTTGGCGAGCGTACTCGTGAGGGAAATGACCTCTACCTGGAAATGACGGAATCGGGTGTCATTGACAAGACCACGCTGGTATTTGGCCAGATGAACGAGCCTCCCGGTGCCCGCCAGCGCGTGGCGCTGACTGCACTGACCATGGCAGAGTATTTCCGTGATGTGGAAGGAAAAGACGTTCTGCTGTTCATCGACAACATCTTCCGTTTCACTCAGGCGGGCTCCGAAGTCTCGGCGCTGCTGGGACGCATGCCTTCGGCCGTGGGTTACCAGCCGACGCTGGCCACGGAAATGGGTGAGTTGCAGGAACGCATTACCTCGACCAAGAAAGGCTCGATTACGTCCGTGCAGGCAGTGTACGTTCCTGCGGATGATCTTACGGATCCCGCACCCGCGACCACGTTCGCGCATCTCGATGCAACGACGGTGCTTTCGCGACAGATTTCCGAGCTGGGTATTTATCCCGCCGTGGATCCGCTGGATTCCACTTCCCGCATCCTCGACCCGAACGTCATCGGCGAACGCCATTACAACGTGGCGCAGGAAGTCAAGCGTATCCTCCAGACCTACAAGGATCTGCAGGATCTGATTAACATCCTTGGTATCGACGAACTGTCGGATGAGGATAAAGTGACGGTGCATCGCGCACGTCGTATCCAGCGCTTCCTCTCGCAGCCCTTCTTCGTTGCCGAGCAGTTCACCGGTTTCAAGGGCAAGTACGTCAAGATCGAGGACACCATCGAGAGCTTCGAAATGATTCTCAAGGGTGAATGCGACGAACTTCCCGAGAACGCCTTCATGTATGTCGGCACTATCGAGGAAGCCTTCGCCCGCGCCAAAGAAATGCAGGAAGCCTGA
- a CDS encoding CHAT domain-containing protein: MKLLPSVLLLSLLLSLFGCGGTGTVQEDGRIREGRAMYDRSEFDRAQKHFQSILAAAKRDDDLLLQSQCEKWLGNILLAYEKPDEALNWYQHSLQLLERGIAQADSSGAEPPRIWLDERQNVRSNIAVVYKNGGRYEDAIEGFNAVLAYDRESRDDFRIAVSLYNLADVYNHYAVDSRLKGDRVRFTELLQQARQLLHASLAQHPTADAWLNLGNNYAFANQLDSAVTSYRAAEELYRDAGYRVHRALALGNIGLLSLRLGQRDAAAEALRTSIAIIEQLRGSISSIDIRSSFISDKYFIYENLIALLVDMHEVDEAFMYVERAKARSFLDMIGNKAVGEGKERPPDVQALVDREQALQHRIAALLSAPDSTEQLGAAIESHQEVISALREKDPEYASVKSIDPLSIDSLQSMLDDSTALVEYFLGEKRSFVFVIRRDTVAVEEVNVSSGQALERDIEKLRRALYYDYPMQKTAVIREQRLGEGATPQEAMQRWYATSTDNSWQFQLTGMYSRLFAPMEKYLEDATQLYIIPHGPLHHLPFQALVPVRGIDMRDSIHVARPHYLIEDYAIAYLPSASVLGFALEKEMDTAHSALIVGDPLYADPKYRRRPLPGALIEADTVAHYAPHPLLLKREEAEESVVKKEIGQKDILHFATHGELNKKNPMQSRILLAAAHPDSVNNGDLTVAKIFNLDLHSLLVTLSACQTAQLAGEEGGFSPGDDLVGLTRSFMYAGTPAVIASLWYVDDEATLSWMRLFYRSWLQRHHGRMQSARRAALSMLNNPADPDWVFPYYWAAFIYIGDNR; the protein is encoded by the coding sequence ATGAAACTCCTGCCGTCCGTCCTGCTGCTCTCCCTCCTCCTGAGCCTCTTCGGCTGTGGCGGAACGGGCACTGTGCAGGAGGATGGACGCATCCGCGAAGGCAGGGCGATGTATGACCGTTCCGAATTCGATCGCGCGCAGAAACATTTTCAATCTATTCTCGCTGCAGCCAAACGGGACGATGACCTGCTCCTGCAGTCCCAGTGCGAAAAATGGCTGGGCAACATCCTCCTGGCCTATGAGAAGCCCGATGAAGCGCTGAACTGGTATCAGCACAGCCTCCAGCTGCTGGAACGCGGAATCGCGCAGGCCGACAGCAGCGGCGCGGAACCACCGCGGATATGGCTCGATGAACGACAGAACGTACGGAGCAACATCGCCGTCGTGTACAAAAACGGTGGACGCTATGAAGATGCCATCGAAGGCTTCAACGCGGTGCTCGCGTACGACAGGGAAAGCCGGGATGATTTCCGCATCGCCGTGTCGCTCTACAACCTTGCCGACGTATATAACCACTATGCCGTTGACAGTCGCCTGAAGGGTGATCGCGTTCGCTTCACTGAACTGTTGCAACAGGCGCGGCAGCTGCTGCATGCATCACTCGCGCAGCATCCCACTGCGGACGCCTGGCTCAACCTCGGCAACAACTACGCGTTCGCAAACCAGCTCGACAGCGCCGTAACATCGTACCGGGCGGCAGAGGAATTATACAGGGATGCGGGATATCGTGTGCACCGCGCTCTGGCACTCGGAAATATCGGATTGCTGTCGCTGCGGCTCGGACAGAGGGATGCCGCGGCTGAGGCGCTGCGTACGAGTATCGCCATCATCGAGCAGCTGCGTGGCAGCATATCGTCGATTGACATTCGCAGCAGTTTCATTTCCGACAAGTACTTCATTTACGAGAACCTCATTGCGCTGCTGGTCGATATGCATGAAGTCGATGAAGCCTTCATGTACGTTGAACGCGCGAAGGCACGTTCTTTTCTCGACATGATCGGCAACAAGGCGGTGGGTGAGGGGAAAGAGCGTCCTCCGGATGTCCAGGCACTCGTTGACCGTGAGCAGGCGCTGCAGCATCGCATCGCGGCATTGCTCAGCGCGCCCGACAGCACCGAACAGCTCGGTGCGGCCATTGAGAGCCACCAGGAAGTCATCTCCGCGCTGCGCGAGAAAGATCCGGAATATGCATCCGTCAAAAGCATTGATCCGCTGAGTATCGATTCCCTGCAGAGCATGCTCGATGACAGTACGGCGCTGGTTGAATATTTTCTCGGGGAAAAACGAAGCTTCGTCTTTGTCATCCGTCGTGACACGGTGGCGGTGGAAGAGGTGAATGTAAGCAGCGGACAGGCGCTGGAGCGGGATATCGAGAAACTGCGGCGCGCACTGTATTATGACTATCCCATGCAGAAAACCGCCGTGATCCGCGAGCAGCGGCTGGGTGAAGGAGCAACGCCGCAGGAGGCGATGCAGCGCTGGTACGCAACGTCAACGGACAACAGCTGGCAGTTTCAGCTCACGGGGATGTACTCGCGCCTCTTTGCGCCCATGGAGAAGTATCTCGAAGACGCGACACAGCTGTATATCATTCCCCATGGCCCGTTGCATCATCTGCCATTCCAGGCGCTGGTGCCGGTCCGCGGTATCGATATGCGTGACAGCATCCATGTGGCACGGCCTCATTACCTGATCGAAGATTACGCCATCGCATATCTGCCCTCGGCCAGCGTTCTCGGTTTTGCGCTGGAAAAGGAAATGGACACCGCGCATTCGGCGCTCATCGTCGGCGACCCGCTGTATGCCGATCCGAAATACCGTCGGCGTCCCTTGCCCGGTGCACTTATCGAAGCAGATACCGTGGCGCATTACGCACCGCATCCACTTCTGCTCAAAAGGGAAGAGGCGGAAGAGTCCGTCGTAAAAAAGGAAATCGGCCAGAAGGATATTCTTCATTTCGCTACGCATGGCGAGCTGAACAAGAAGAATCCGATGCAGTCACGCATTCTCCTTGCAGCGGCGCATCCTGACAGTGTGAACAACGGGGACCTGACCGTTGCAAAAATTTTCAACCTGGACCTGCACTCGCTGCTTGTTACGCTCAGTGCCTGTCAGACCGCGCAGCTCGCCGGCGAGGAGGGAGGCTTTTCACCGGGGGATGACCTGGTCGGACTCACACGATCATTCATGTATGCCGGGACGCCAGCCGTTATCGCATCCCTCTGGTACGTCGACGACGAAGCCACGCTCTCCTGGATGCGTCTGTTCTACCGCAGCTGGCTGCAGCGGCATCATGGCAGAATGCAGTCCGCCCGCCGCGCCGCCCTCAGCATGCTCAACAACCCGGCCGACCCGGACTGGGTTTTCCCTTACTACTGGGCAGCTTTCATCTACATCGGCGACAACAGGTGA
- a CDS encoding NTP transferase domain-containing protein → MDAYALIIAGGVGARFWPRSREHSPKQLLEIIGSGTMIQNTVYRMDPIIPKERILVITSAQQEEGVRKQLPQLPPENIIVEPFGRNTAPAIGLGAQILKKRLDDDAVMLVLPADHLVHDIAAFQETLKNAIAVAEKSRGFVTIGVTPTRPETGYGYIQFQKADDERPYAAEEAYEVVTFAEKPNVETAQRFLESGDFVWNSGMFIWRVSTILNGIADHLPELSEELDRLSADIDTDRFAASLEAAYGEMRPISVDYGVMEKADHRYVLPADFGWNDLGSWDEVARLFPKDQHDNAAAGEVFLRDAYNCHVTTTDGRYAAVIGAEDLIVIDTADAVLVCHKGRSQEVKEVVDHLRKKGLGQFL, encoded by the coding sequence ATGGACGCCTACGCATTAATTATCGCCGGTGGAGTCGGCGCGCGCTTCTGGCCGCGCAGCCGGGAACATTCACCGAAGCAGCTGCTGGAAATCATCGGCAGTGGTACCATGATTCAGAACACCGTCTACCGGATGGATCCCATTATCCCGAAGGAGCGCATCCTGGTCATTACCAGCGCGCAGCAGGAGGAAGGGGTTCGTAAACAGCTGCCTCAGCTGCCGCCGGAGAATATCATCGTGGAGCCGTTCGGCAGGAATACTGCTCCGGCAATCGGACTCGGTGCGCAAATCCTGAAGAAACGCCTTGATGATGACGCAGTCATGCTCGTTTTGCCCGCGGATCATCTCGTGCACGATATCGCCGCCTTCCAGGAGACATTGAAAAATGCCATTGCCGTGGCTGAAAAATCCCGCGGTTTCGTCACTATCGGTGTCACACCGACGCGTCCCGAAACGGGATATGGTTACATCCAGTTTCAGAAGGCGGATGATGAAAGGCCATACGCCGCCGAAGAGGCCTACGAAGTTGTCACCTTCGCTGAGAAACCAAACGTGGAGACCGCGCAGCGTTTTCTCGAAAGCGGAGACTTTGTCTGGAACAGCGGCATGTTCATCTGGCGCGTCTCGACAATTCTCAACGGTATCGCCGACCATCTACCAGAACTGTCTGAGGAACTCGATCGGTTGAGCGCGGACATCGACACCGACCGTTTTGCCGCTTCGCTTGAGGCTGCATATGGTGAGATGCGTCCCATCTCCGTGGATTATGGTGTAATGGAAAAGGCAGATCACCGGTATGTACTTCCCGCAGATTTCGGCTGGAACGATCTCGGAAGCTGGGATGAAGTGGCGCGGCTGTTCCCGAAGGATCAGCATGATAATGCCGCTGCAGGTGAGGTGTTTCTGCGTGATGCATACAATTGCCATGTGACAACGACAGACGGCCGCTACGCAGCAGTGATTGGAGCGGAAGATTTGATTGTGATTGACACCGCGGATGCGGTACTGGTCTGCCATAAGGGTCGTTCGCAGGAAGTCAAGGAAGTCGTTGACCACCTGCGAAAGAAAGGCCTCGGGCAGTTCCTCTGA
- a CDS encoding S8 family serine peptidase → MKRFTYTGIGLCLVLLVGLSACSENEPIAPVGQSNEQGTLKKVTDNYLVEYANDSKLQKAVSQVGGTIVDILDPIKVAIVTGLADGDAAALESMSGIQSVTRDQIEKWVPSLAEATKGIPQSISNPVASGDPWNAAFYGDQWGLVQIDAMSAWNVTTGSSDIRVGVLDTGGSPDHQDLAGKYDLAACRNFSPSNPGNPADWQDRHFHGTHVAGTISTNNIGVAGVAPDVTLVAVKVLGDDGSAPFANILQGIMYAVDEADVDIINMSLGGFGPKAQFGRFISMIYKAVNYANSHGVLVVCSAGNESMDMDHNGNWVVVPAEAGAGMVVSATGPLGQMDFDQPSCYTNYGNSAISVAAPGGNFDCATPAWLDYHDGVVSCLAPYVAPGNGTNWYTWAAGTSMAAPHVSGVAALVEDAKGNSNPGYIQARLQNTADDLGAPGNDPYYGKGRVNAASAVQ, encoded by the coding sequence ATGAAAAGATTCACATATACAGGAATTGGTCTTTGCCTTGTGCTGCTCGTCGGTCTGAGTGCCTGCAGTGAAAACGAACCCATTGCTCCCGTCGGACAGTCGAACGAGCAGGGAACGCTGAAGAAAGTCACCGACAATTATCTTGTGGAGTACGCGAACGACTCCAAACTGCAGAAGGCGGTGAGCCAGGTGGGTGGCACGATTGTGGATATTCTGGACCCGATCAAGGTTGCCATCGTGACGGGACTCGCAGACGGTGATGCCGCAGCGCTCGAGAGCATGTCGGGTATCCAGAGCGTAACGCGCGACCAGATCGAGAAGTGGGTACCTTCGCTCGCCGAGGCGACGAAAGGTATTCCTCAGTCAATCAGCAATCCGGTCGCAAGCGGTGATCCCTGGAACGCCGCCTTTTATGGCGATCAGTGGGGATTGGTTCAGATAGACGCGATGTCGGCATGGAATGTGACGACGGGCTCAAGCGATATTCGTGTAGGTGTCCTCGATACGGGCGGCAGTCCGGATCACCAGGATCTGGCGGGCAAATATGATCTGGCTGCATGCCGGAATTTCAGTCCGAGTAATCCCGGAAATCCGGCGGACTGGCAGGATCGCCACTTCCACGGCACGCATGTTGCAGGGACGATTTCCACAAATAACATTGGTGTCGCCGGCGTCGCGCCGGATGTAACGCTGGTTGCGGTCAAAGTGCTTGGTGACGATGGCAGCGCACCCTTCGCCAACATTCTTCAGGGTATAATGTATGCGGTGGATGAAGCGGATGTCGACATCATCAACATGAGCCTCGGTGGTTTCGGGCCCAAAGCCCAGTTCGGCCGTTTCATCTCCATGATCTACAAGGCGGTCAATTATGCCAACAGTCATGGCGTACTCGTGGTCTGTTCTGCGGGCAATGAATCGATGGACATGGATCACAACGGGAACTGGGTGGTGGTCCCCGCCGAAGCCGGTGCCGGCATGGTCGTCAGCGCCACGGGTCCCCTCGGCCAGATGGATTTCGACCAGCCGTCCTGCTACACCAACTATGGCAACAGCGCCATCAGCGTCGCAGCCCCGGGCGGAAACTTTGATTGCGCCACCCCGGCATGGCTTGACTATCACGATGGTGTGGTCTCCTGCCTGGCTCCGTATGTTGCTCCCGGTAACGGAACAAACTGGTATACCTGGGCCGCAGGTACGAGTATGGCCGCCCCGCATGTCTCCGGTGTTGCCGCCCTGGTGGAGGACGCCAAGGGGAATTCCAATCCGGGATACATTCAGGCGCGTCTGCAGAATACCGCGGATGATCTCGGTGCACCGGGCAACGATCCGTATTACGGAAAAGGCCGCGTGAACGCAGCCTCTGCAGTGCAGTAG
- a CDS encoding caspase family protein has protein sequence MTAVRHCCLLFFLPVLLLIAPLPLLAQQGVSLHLTEGKSGAVWDIALSPDGNTLYSCGRDSTAKSWDLTTGEAIRMFKPEASTLMTALALDHTGRFLAVGDMKGRLIVWNAQSGVQYYAAPAHKEYVTDLAITSDGAFIVTAGRDDFIRIWRLDDGVQLREIRAGMLWVHAVAVSPDGSLLAAAGQDGTVALWNLKDGTSEGVIGRHSRFARSLLFSGDGRFLFSGGADGQIKAFDMDTRALFREFELDNGYAHSLALNRNEQNLLIGRMNGRMEIWDWKRRLLRMKLPAESYGTMRAVFDSDSKRICSAHTDGAVKLWRGEDATLLLDMVGFSDGQWLSFTPDGYYDCSAYGDRYVQWKKGQQLFPLERYANLYKRPSIIEDVLRGGYTPEGRMERIDDPPTVRLLSPRQNQLFVFGSEEVEIIVEAEAHDSRHIQSLQLLRNGRQLRAEQLLSAEVLARNDTLLRMRWRIAVLPGRNSIEAVAVNAARVRSDRQRAEITVETNRLENPSLYVLTVGADKYAPAYPDLSFASVDAESLADELMRQEGGMYSRVYAKTLINRDASRVNIFKALQEFKDAGAQDVLLLYFSGHGVRERGTDGSTQYYYLPAGVTRTTVREKGMAWSDFSKQIAELDAGRVILLLDACHSGDLSGGASNEKVAASLAGDVGIVFTSSSGNEFSYEDRSWGHGAFTRALLDGLRGKADFTGDKVVDWSELQLYVSTAVRSMTKGSQNPMVPRLEQFANFDLVRVP, from the coding sequence ATGACCGCAGTCCGTCACTGTTGCCTGTTGTTTTTTCTTCCGGTGCTTCTTCTCATAGCACCGCTTCCCCTCCTCGCGCAACAGGGGGTATCCCTGCATTTAACCGAGGGAAAATCAGGCGCCGTGTGGGACATCGCACTTTCGCCCGACGGAAATACGCTGTACAGCTGTGGGAGAGACAGTACTGCCAAGTCGTGGGACCTGACTACGGGCGAAGCCATTCGCATGTTCAAGCCGGAGGCTTCAACGCTGATGACAGCGCTTGCCCTTGATCACACGGGACGTTTCCTGGCGGTTGGAGATATGAAGGGGAGACTGATCGTCTGGAATGCGCAGAGCGGCGTGCAGTACTATGCGGCGCCGGCCCACAAGGAGTATGTGACAGACCTTGCGATTACGTCTGATGGCGCGTTCATCGTGACCGCGGGAAGGGATGATTTCATTCGCATATGGCGGCTCGATGACGGCGTACAGCTGCGTGAAATCAGGGCCGGTATGCTCTGGGTGCATGCCGTTGCCGTTTCGCCGGACGGCAGCTTGCTCGCTGCCGCGGGACAGGATGGTACGGTAGCGCTATGGAATTTGAAGGACGGGACTTCCGAAGGAGTGATCGGGCGCCACAGCCGTTTCGCGCGCTCACTGCTCTTCAGCGGCGATGGCAGATTCCTGTTCTCCGGAGGTGCCGATGGGCAGATCAAGGCGTTCGATATGGATACCAGGGCGCTGTTCCGCGAGTTCGAACTCGACAATGGCTATGCGCATTCGCTCGCACTCAACCGAAATGAACAAAACCTGTTGATTGGACGCATGAATGGCCGCATGGAAATATGGGACTGGAAACGGCGTCTTTTGCGAATGAAACTTCCGGCCGAATCATACGGTACAATGCGGGCAGTGTTTGATTCGGATTCCAAACGCATCTGCAGCGCGCATACCGATGGCGCAGTAAAACTCTGGCGCGGTGAAGATGCAACCCTGCTGCTCGATATGGTCGGATTCAGCGACGGACAGTGGCTGTCGTTTACTCCCGACGGATACTATGACTGTTCGGCCTACGGCGATCGTTACGTGCAGTGGAAAAAAGGACAACAGCTTTTCCCACTGGAGCGATATGCGAACCTCTACAAACGTCCCTCGATTATCGAGGATGTGCTGCGCGGTGGCTATACTCCCGAGGGCCGGATGGAACGCATCGATGATCCTCCGACCGTTCGTTTGCTCTCGCCGCGGCAGAATCAGCTTTTCGTTTTCGGCAGTGAGGAAGTGGAAATTATCGTCGAGGCCGAGGCACATGACAGCCGACACATTCAGAGTTTGCAGTTGCTGAGGAACGGAAGACAGCTCCGTGCAGAGCAGCTCCTTTCCGCCGAAGTGCTCGCACGCAATGACACGCTTCTGCGCATGCGCTGGCGCATTGCTGTCCTGCCGGGCCGCAACAGTATTGAAGCTGTCGCAGTGAACGCGGCGCGTGTGCGCAGCGATCGGCAACGCGCGGAAATTACGGTGGAAACCAACAGGCTGGAAAATCCCAGTCTGTATGTGCTCACGGTAGGCGCAGACAAGTATGCGCCTGCCTATCCCGATCTGTCCTTCGCCAGCGTGGACGCGGAATCGCTGGCGGATGAGCTGATGCGGCAGGAAGGAGGCATGTATTCACGCGTGTATGCGAAGACACTGATCAATCGTGATGCGAGCAGGGTGAACATTTTCAAGGCCCTGCAGGAATTCAAGGATGCCGGCGCACAGGATGTGCTGTTGTTGTATTTCAGCGGCCATGGTGTACGCGAACGAGGCACGGACGGCAGCACGCAATATTATTATCTGCCTGCGGGTGTCACACGAACGACAGTACGTGAGAAAGGAATGGCATGGAGTGATTTTTCGAAGCAGATCGCTGAACTTGACGCGGGGCGTGTCATTCTGCTTCTGGATGCCTGCCATTCCGGAGATCTGTCCGGCGGCGCTTCGAATGAAAAGGTTGCCGCATCGCTCGCCGGCGATGTCGGCATCGTCTTTACCTCCAGCTCGGGCAATGAATTTTCATACGAAGACCGAAGCTGGGGACACGGTGCCTTCACACGCGCATTGCTCGATGGACTGCGCGGGAAGGCGGATTTTACCGGCGACAAGGTGGTGGACTGGAGTGAGCTGCAGTTGTATGTCAGCACGGCTGTGCGGTCGATGACGAAAGGAAGTCAGAATCCCATGGTCCCGCGTCTGGAACAATTTGCCAATTTTGACCTGGTGAGAGTGCCATGA
- a CDS encoding septal ring lytic transglycosylase RlpA family protein, giving the protein MEFIKRYRHILPALLAVVLVSACSSTRDTADWHDIRNYPQVDVLEVDEGVASYYHNKFHGRKTANGERYNRRELTAAHRDYPFGTYVRVTSMQNGKSVIVRINDRGPFRKSRVIDLSRAAAEELEMIHDGLADVRIEVLSWGDS; this is encoded by the coding sequence ATGGAGTTCATAAAGAGATACAGACACATCCTGCCCGCGTTGCTGGCGGTGGTCCTGGTCTCCGCCTGCTCATCGACACGCGACACCGCGGACTGGCATGACATTCGCAATTACCCGCAGGTCGACGTACTGGAAGTCGATGAGGGAGTTGCCTCGTATTACCACAACAAGTTTCACGGACGCAAGACCGCGAACGGTGAGCGTTACAACCGCAGGGAACTGACAGCTGCGCATCGCGATTATCCGTTCGGTACTTATGTACGCGTGACCTCTATGCAGAACGGCAAATCGGTGATTGTGCGTATTAACGACCGCGGTCCCTTCCGCAAGTCACGTGTCATCGATCTGAGCAGGGCAGCGGCCGAGGAACTGGAAATGATTCATGACGGGCTGGCGGATGTCCGCATAGAAGTGCTGTCCTGGGGAGATTCCTGA
- a CDS encoding F0F1 ATP synthase subunit epsilon gives MANLFDLEIVTPQRIAFTGQVASVNCPGTQGRFQVLHNHAPFLSSLDIGFMKVTDADGKDALYALSGGIAQVFHNQMRVLADTAERAEQIDIERAREAQTRAEERIRAKEENTDMERARSALLRAINRLQVAERV, from the coding sequence ATGGCCAACTTATTTGACCTGGAAATCGTCACTCCGCAGCGCATTGCGTTCACCGGGCAGGTTGCATCCGTCAACTGTCCTGGTACGCAGGGTCGTTTCCAGGTGTTGCACAATCACGCCCCGTTTCTTTCATCGCTGGATATCGGTTTCATGAAAGTCACCGATGCCGATGGAAAGGATGCGCTGTACGCCTTAAGCGGTGGTATTGCGCAGGTATTTCACAACCAGATGCGCGTACTGGCGGATACTGCCGAGCGGGCCGAGCAGATCGATATCGAGCGTGCGCGCGAGGCGCAGACCCGTGCTGAAGAGCGCATTCGGGCAAAGGAAGAAAATACGGATATGGAACGCGCACGCAGCGCGCTGCTGAGGGCGATCAACCGCCTTCAGGTCGCTGAGCGCGTGTAA